Proteins from a genomic interval of Gossypium hirsutum isolate 1008001.06 chromosome A09, Gossypium_hirsutum_v2.1, whole genome shotgun sequence:
- the LOC107892364 gene encoding AP2-like ethylene-responsive transcription factor At1g16060 has translation MEMIMVKDEQNDDNQGMQQNDQSSNVATTVKRSSRFRGVSRHRWTGKYEAHLWDKLSWNVTQKKKGKQVYLGAYDDEEVAARAYDLAALKYWGTPTSTNFPISYYEKEIEIMQTVTKEEFLASLRRKSNGFSRGVSKYRGVAKHYYHNGRSEARIGRVFGNKYLNLGSYNTQEEAARVYDIAAIKCRGINTVTNFDLSTYAGWLRPELTNNTETESVQSTSCYSRLEQSKPSIHYPFAVDHFNSLKQEHVETKLPVINVKSYKSSSPTALSLLLRSSVFQELVEKNANNRK, from the exons ATGGAAATGATAATGGTTAAGGATGAACAAAATGATGACAATCAAGGTATGCAACAAAATGATCAAAGCAGCAATGTTGCAACCACTGTGAAACGAAGCTCCCGGTTCCGTGGAGTCAGCAG GCATAGATGGACTGGCAAATATGAAGCCCACTTGTGGGATAAGCTCTCATGGAATGTTACACAAAAGAAGAAAGGCAAACAAG TGTACCTTG GTGCTTATGATGATGAAGAAGTTGCTGCAAGAGCATATGATTTAGCTGCACTTAAGTATTGGGGTACACCAACTTCCACCAATTTTCCA ATATCATATtatgaaaaagagattgaaataaTGCAAACTGTAACCAAAGAGGAGTTCTTGGCCTCATTAAGAAG AAAGAGCAATGGGTTCTCAAGAGGAGTATCCAAGTACAGGGGAGTTGCAAA GCACTACTATCACAATGGAAGATCGGAAGCTAGAATAGGGAGAGTGTTTGGAAACAAATATCTAAACCTTGGCAGTTACA ACACACAAGAGGAGGCTGCTCGTGTGTACGATATTGCGGCAATCAAATGTAGAGGGATTAATACCGTGACCAACTTCGATTTAAGTACTTATGCTGGCTGGTTAAGGCCCGAATTGACCAATAATACGGAAACAGAATCAGTACAATCAACAAGTTGTTACAGTCGACTAGAACAATCTAAGCCCTCAATCCACTACCCTTTTGCTGTAGATCACTTCAACTCACTAAAGCAAGAACATGTTGAAACCAAACTCCCAGTAATCAATGTCAAATCATACAAGTCTTCATCGCCTACTGCATTAAGTTTGCTCCTTCGATCTTCGGTATTTCAAGAACTGGTAGAAAAGAATGCAAATaatcgaaaataa